A genomic window from Slackia heliotrinireducens DSM 20476 includes:
- a CDS encoding AAA family ATPase, with protein sequence MNDYAFGNYIFHLRKQAGLTQAELAKLVGVTNKAVSKWEVGKSKPSVESVRKLSGLFHVSVDELLRQRDAGRRAEITKVVITGGPCAGKSTAMSWVQNAFTQMGYVVLFVPETATELITGGVAPWTCDSNSSYQKCQLRLQFEKEKVFEQAAETMDADKVLIVCDRGTMDNKAYMDDLEFAQALEHFGTNEVQLRDSYDAVFHLVTAAKGAEEFYTKSNNAARTETVEEAADRDDKLIAAWTGHPHLRVIDNSTDFEDKMRRLVAEISSFLGEPEPYEIERKFLIEYPDVKWLESLPNCQRVEIIQTYLRSDSDKEVRVRQRGFEGHYIYTQTTKRTISDVKRVEVERRLSEGEYIRLLMSADTSRRQIRKDRYCLTYENQYFEIDIFPFWHDKAIAEIELSDENADIAFPKQIKVIREVTDDESFKNASLAKIAD encoded by the coding sequence ATGAACGATTATGCATTCGGGAACTACATCTTCCATCTGCGGAAACAGGCGGGACTGACACAGGCGGAACTCGCCAAGCTGGTCGGGGTGACCAACAAGGCGGTATCCAAATGGGAGGTCGGCAAATCGAAGCCGAGCGTCGAATCGGTTCGGAAGCTGTCGGGGCTGTTCCACGTCAGCGTGGACGAGCTGCTGAGGCAGAGGGACGCCGGGCGCAGGGCGGAAATAACCAAGGTCGTCATCACGGGAGGTCCCTGCGCGGGCAAGTCCACGGCTATGAGCTGGGTGCAGAACGCGTTTACCCAGATGGGGTACGTTGTGTTGTTTGTTCCGGAAACCGCTACCGAGCTGATTACGGGCGGCGTGGCTCCCTGGACCTGCGACTCGAACAGCAGCTATCAGAAGTGCCAGCTCCGTTTGCAGTTCGAGAAGGAGAAGGTTTTCGAGCAGGCGGCGGAAACGATGGATGCGGACAAGGTGCTGATTGTGTGCGACCGCGGCACCATGGACAACAAGGCCTACATGGATGATTTGGAGTTCGCCCAGGCCCTCGAGCACTTCGGCACGAACGAAGTTCAGCTGCGCGACAGCTATGACGCTGTGTTTCACCTGGTGACGGCAGCAAAAGGTGCAGAGGAGTTCTATACGAAGTCGAATAACGCCGCCCGTACCGAAACGGTGGAAGAGGCGGCGGACCGTGATGACAAGCTGATCGCGGCCTGGACCGGCCATCCGCACCTGAGGGTCATCGACAACTCCACGGATTTCGAAGACAAGATGCGGCGGCTGGTCGCGGAAATCTCGTCGTTTCTCGGTGAGCCGGAGCCTTACGAGATCGAACGCAAGTTCCTGATCGAATACCCCGACGTCAAGTGGCTGGAATCGCTGCCGAATTGCCAGCGCGTGGAAATCATCCAAACGTACCTGCGGTCGGACAGCGACAAGGAGGTCCGCGTCCGCCAGCGGGGATTCGAGGGGCATTACATATATACCCAGACCACGAAGCGGACCATCAGCGACGTGAAGCGCGTGGAGGTGGAGCGCAGGCTTTCGGAGGGGGAGTACATTCGCCTGCTGATGAGCGCGGACACGAGCCGGCGCCAGATTCGCAAGGACCGGTATTGCCTGACGTACGAGAACCAGTATTTCGAGATCGACATTTTCCCGTTTTGGCACGACAAGGCGATTGCCGAGATCGAGCTCAGCGACGAGAACGCGGACATCGCATTCCCAAAGCAGATCAAGGTGATCAGGGAGGTTACCGACGACGAGTCGTTCAAGAACGCTTCGCTGGCGAAAATAGCCGACTAG
- a CDS encoding DUF3267 domain-containing protein: MGTRQYGNQDEREKSRPLSQAEQKRLQKFEALSDQMVGQGFRRVNLTISIVKANMFAIVFLIPVAIVGMVLFFLVNKESANFDGIPFLVFILLFLVLVVVHELIHGASWALFTKGHFKDIEFGLMKKYLTPYCTCTVPLEKGQYIFGALMPLVLVGLVPLAAGVISGSFQVLLLGIIMTDAAAGDIMLVWELLRYKTQAAELVCMDHPTQAGCVVFER; the protein is encoded by the coding sequence GTGGGTACACGTCAATACGGAAACCAAGATGAGCGGGAGAAGTCGCGGCCGTTGTCGCAGGCGGAACAGAAGAGGCTCCAGAAGTTCGAGGCACTGTCCGATCAGATGGTGGGCCAGGGGTTTCGTCGCGTGAATCTGACTATCAGCATCGTGAAGGCGAACATGTTCGCCATCGTGTTCCTTATTCCGGTGGCGATTGTCGGCATGGTGCTGTTCTTCCTGGTCAACAAGGAATCCGCCAATTTCGACGGCATCCCGTTTCTCGTGTTTATCCTGCTGTTCCTGGTACTTGTCGTGGTGCACGAGCTCATTCACGGGGCCAGCTGGGCGCTGTTCACGAAGGGGCACTTCAAGGACATCGAGTTCGGGTTGATGAAGAAGTACCTGACGCCGTACTGCACCTGTACCGTGCCGCTTGAAAAGGGACAATACATCTTCGGTGCGCTCATGCCGTTGGTGCTGGTGGGCCTTGTGCCGCTGGCAGCGGGCGTCATTTCGGGTAGCTTTCAGGTGTTGCTGCTGGGTATCATCATGACGGATGCCGCGGCGGGCGACATCATGCTCGTTTGGGAGCTGCTCAGGTACAAGACCCAAGCTGCCGAACTGGTATGCATGGACCATCCGACCCAAGCAGGCTGCGTCGTGTTTGAGCGTTAG
- a CDS encoding 4Fe-4S binding protein codes for MDKELIRQAAAELYKQLPGNILDEAMDILPEHVGTRMFDEPLVGFGGADDALFDEYKKVGVIGPWHMSPAEWLPQAKTVVSLFFPASLEVRQSNRRAKEKASDLWAYARIEGQAFIGSYMAALQGWFRELGVEACVPALDPRWLAVRAGEGIEGYPEIREDTYGSNWSERHAAYVCGLGTFGLSKGLITEKGMAGRFGSILIDAKLAPDLRPYSGIYDYCTRCGACIKRCPVAAIDLEHGKDHTVCGPFLALSRTLLAPRYGCGLCQTGVPCETRIP; via the coding sequence ATGGACAAAGAGCTGATCCGCCAGGCTGCGGCGGAGCTTTACAAGCAGCTGCCAGGCAACATTCTTGACGAAGCCATGGACATCTTGCCCGAGCATGTGGGCACCCGCATGTTCGACGAGCCCCTCGTGGGGTTCGGCGGGGCGGACGACGCTCTGTTCGACGAGTACAAGAAAGTCGGCGTCATCGGGCCGTGGCACATGAGCCCCGCCGAATGGCTGCCCCAGGCGAAAACGGTGGTCTCGCTGTTCTTTCCCGCAAGCCTCGAGGTGCGCCAAAGCAACCGACGCGCCAAAGAGAAGGCTTCCGACCTGTGGGCGTACGCCCGCATCGAGGGGCAGGCGTTCATCGGGTCGTACATGGCCGCGCTGCAAGGGTGGTTCCGGGAGCTCGGCGTCGAAGCCTGCGTGCCTGCGCTTGATCCGCGGTGGCTGGCCGTGCGGGCAGGCGAAGGCATCGAGGGCTATCCGGAGATTCGCGAAGACACTTACGGCAGCAACTGGTCGGAGCGCCACGCGGCGTACGTGTGCGGGCTGGGCACCTTCGGTCTGTCCAAGGGCCTCATTACGGAAAAGGGCATGGCGGGCAGGTTCGGAAGCATTTTGATAGATGCGAAATTGGCTCCTGACCTGCGGCCTTACTCGGGTATTTACGATTACTGCACCCGGTGCGGAGCCTGCATCAAGCGCTGCCCCGTTGCGGCCATCGACTTGGAGCACGGTAAGGACCACACGGTCTGCGGGCCGTTTCTTGCGCTGTCGCGCACCCTGCTGGCGCCCCGCTACGGATGCGGATTATGCCAGACCGGCGTGCCCTGCGAGACCCGGATTCCATAA
- a CDS encoding DMT family transporter, which yields MDRLDKKALVKYLCALLLFGSNGVVASRIAMGSHEIVFLRTLIGSVFLIAVFLLGKGTFHIREYKRDALFIVLSGAAMGLSWLFVFEAYRLIGVGFSTLLYYCGPVIVMILSPVIFRERLTKPKVVGFVIVLVGLVLVNGKLVGTGNVWGLFCGAMSAVMLFLLITFNKQSTHIVGMENSVIQLTASFLTVAVFVWAKQGFALDVPAGSWLWVLMLGLVNTGLGCYLYFSALSKLPVQTVAVCGYLEPLSAVVFSAVLLGERMTPLQVVGAVCIIGGAMIGELVKERAKRP from the coding sequence ATGGATCGTTTGGACAAGAAAGCCCTCGTCAAGTACCTGTGCGCCCTTCTGCTGTTCGGTTCCAACGGCGTCGTGGCCAGCCGTATCGCAATGGGCAGCCACGAGATAGTCTTCCTGCGAACGCTCATCGGCAGCGTGTTCCTGATTGCCGTGTTCCTTCTGGGCAAGGGCACCTTCCATATTCGGGAATACAAGCGGGACGCCCTGTTCATCGTGCTGTCAGGCGCCGCCATGGGCCTGAGCTGGCTATTCGTGTTCGAGGCGTATCGCCTGATCGGCGTTGGGTTCAGCACGCTGCTTTACTATTGCGGTCCGGTCATCGTGATGATCCTTTCGCCGGTCATCTTCAGAGAGAGACTTACGAAGCCGAAGGTCGTCGGGTTCGTCATCGTGCTGGTTGGCCTGGTGCTCGTAAACGGAAAACTGGTCGGGACGGGCAATGTCTGGGGGCTGTTCTGCGGCGCCATGTCCGCGGTCATGCTGTTCCTCCTTATCACGTTCAACAAGCAGAGCACGCACATCGTGGGGATGGAGAATTCGGTCATCCAGCTGACGGCGAGTTTTCTGACCGTGGCGGTGTTCGTGTGGGCCAAACAGGGCTTCGCCTTGGACGTACCTGCCGGATCGTGGCTCTGGGTTTTGATGTTGGGCCTGGTCAACACAGGGCTCGGATGCTATCTGTACTTTTCGGCGCTGTCGAAGCTGCCGGTGCAGACGGTGGCGGTGTGCGGCTATCTGGAGCCGCTGTCGGCAGTGGTGTTCTCGGCGGTGCTTTTGGGCGAGCGCATGACCCCGTTGCAGGTGGTCGGCGCGGTCTGCATCATCGGCGGCGCCATGATCGGCGAGCTGGTGAAAGAGCGGGCGAAACGACCGTAG
- a CDS encoding DUF5714 domain-containing protein codes for MKEECLICKAPLEYLEADELMECAICHKQEPSKTRCVEGHYVCNECHTAGLDSIVGVCLDETSKNPIEITNRMMALPFCHMHGPEHHVMVGAALLTAYRNAGGDIDLPQALGEIMSRGRRVPGGTCGFWGACGAGISSGMFVSIVTKSTPLAEEPYVLCHRMTAKSLDAIADMGGPRCCKRNSYIAIQQAIDFAKEQLGIEMESQKVVCEYSRQNNQCIGRRCPFSKANA; via the coding sequence ATGAAAGAAGAATGCCTGATCTGCAAGGCGCCGCTGGAATATCTCGAGGCCGACGAGCTGATGGAGTGCGCTATCTGCCACAAGCAGGAACCGAGCAAGACCCGCTGCGTCGAGGGCCATTACGTGTGCAACGAATGCCATACCGCCGGGCTGGATTCCATCGTCGGGGTGTGTTTGGACGAAACGTCGAAGAACCCCATTGAGATTACGAACAGGATGATGGCCCTGCCGTTCTGCCATATGCATGGGCCCGAACACCACGTCATGGTGGGTGCGGCGCTGCTGACGGCGTACCGCAACGCCGGCGGCGATATCGACCTGCCGCAGGCTCTAGGGGAAATCATGAGCCGCGGCCGGCGCGTGCCTGGTGGCACCTGCGGGTTCTGGGGCGCGTGCGGTGCGGGCATCAGCTCCGGCATGTTCGTGTCTATAGTGACGAAATCCACACCCCTGGCCGAAGAGCCTTACGTGCTGTGCCATCGAATGACGGCAAAATCGCTGGATGCCATAGCCGACATGGGCGGTCCGCGCTGCTGCAAGCGGAATTCGTACATAGCCATCCAACAAGCCATCGATTTCGCGAAAGAGCAGCTCGGGATTGAAATGGAGTCGCAGAAGGTCGTTTGCGAGTACTCGCGGCAGAACAACCAGTGCATCGGGAGGCGCTGCCCGTTCTCGAAGGCCAATGCGTAG
- a CDS encoding DUF3795 domain-containing protein: protein MLFTPEMVAPCGLDCSLCAQAQLKDGPCPGCKKDDDNKPYFCAVLCEIINCEKRIQSGYAYCDECPDFPCEHVMEKETRYTSAYPRRESPLENLQIIRELGMDEFLRQEREQWTCKSCGGPISVHTGVCSACGGK from the coding sequence ATGTTGTTTACGCCCGAGATGGTGGCGCCATGCGGTTTGGACTGCAGCCTATGCGCCCAGGCCCAGCTCAAGGACGGTCCGTGTCCGGGTTGCAAAAAGGATGACGACAACAAGCCGTATTTCTGCGCGGTGCTGTGCGAGATCATCAACTGCGAAAAGCGCATTCAGAGCGGGTACGCGTATTGTGACGAGTGCCCTGATTTTCCATGCGAGCATGTGATGGAGAAGGAGACGCGCTACACGTCGGCGTATCCGCGGCGCGAGTCTCCCCTTGAGAACCTGCAGATCATTCGCGAACTGGGGATGGATGAATTCTTGCGGCAAGAGCGGGAGCAATGGACCTGTAAGTCCTGCGGCGGACCCATCAGCGTGCACACGGGGGTCTGCTCTGCCTGCGGCGGCAAATAA
- a CDS encoding DUF6442 family protein — MDKEQILEMSRQENRNRDEMEQATFHKAGQRAVAVGGLVCAVIIVLEWLLANRVSLSIWAVYLSMTGTILLTKYFTLKKPHELVFGIVQLALAAVFLVLHAMQMAG; from the coding sequence ATGGATAAAGAGCAGATTCTAGAAATGAGCCGACAAGAGAACAGGAACCGAGATGAGATGGAGCAGGCCACATTCCATAAAGCCGGGCAACGGGCGGTGGCCGTCGGCGGCCTGGTGTGCGCGGTCATCATCGTTCTGGAGTGGCTGCTGGCCAATCGCGTCAGCCTCAGCATTTGGGCGGTGTACCTGTCCATGACGGGCACCATTCTCCTGACCAAGTACTTCACCCTGAAAAAGCCCCATGAACTGGTGTTCGGCATCGTGCAGTTGGCGTTGGCGGCAGTGTTTCTAGTCCTGCACGCCATGCAGATGGCGGGGTAG
- a CDS encoding helix-turn-helix transcriptional regulator, producing the protein MDDKLVLKNRLKEIRAEQKLSQAQLAAMVGVSRNTISSIETGQFNPTAKLALVLCIALDKKFEDIFYF; encoded by the coding sequence ATGGACGACAAATTGGTTCTCAAAAACCGGTTGAAGGAAATCCGCGCCGAGCAGAAGTTGTCGCAAGCGCAGCTCGCCGCAATGGTGGGCGTTTCCCGCAACACCATTAGCTCCATCGAAACGGGCCAGTTCAACCCCACAGCGAAGCTTGCCTTGGTCCTATGCATTGCCTTGGACAAGAAGTTCGAAGACATCTTCTACTTCTAG
- the ansA gene encoding asparaginase, with the protein MKNILIIYTGGTIGMVRTPNGYAPQSGYFLSELEAIPALRSPEMPRWELHEMSPLLDSSNMTVKEWNEVAQLIYDNYGAYDGFVVLHGTDTMAYTASALSFMLENLAKPVVLTGSQIPLCEVRSDGADNLITSLLIAADDRVHEVCLYFGGNLMRGNRTTKYSADGLAAFHSPNFPPLAEAGITIRYNPTALRPEPEGDLRLQLMENVPIGVIKVFPGIQFSLFEQIMTEKLRGIVIETFGAGNIPGDGSALLPIIRRAFENGTVLTVCSQCPQGAVSLGAYEASSSLKGAGAVSGLDMTTEAAVAKLYYLFSCGYDKDTVKQMMGCDLRGEMTV; encoded by the coding sequence ATGAAGAACATCCTCATCATCTACACCGGCGGAACCATCGGCATGGTGCGCACGCCCAACGGCTACGCGCCGCAAAGCGGGTATTTCCTGTCCGAGCTGGAGGCCATACCAGCGCTGCGCTCGCCAGAAATGCCCAGGTGGGAGCTGCACGAGATGTCGCCGCTACTGGATTCGTCGAACATGACGGTGAAGGAATGGAACGAGGTGGCCCAGCTCATCTACGACAACTACGGCGCCTACGACGGCTTCGTTGTGCTGCACGGCACCGACACCATGGCCTATACCGCCTCGGCGCTGTCGTTCATGCTTGAGAACCTGGCCAAGCCCGTGGTGCTGACCGGTTCGCAGATTCCCCTGTGCGAGGTGCGCAGCGACGGCGCCGACAACCTGATAACGTCGCTGCTCATTGCGGCGGACGATCGCGTCCACGAGGTGTGCCTCTACTTCGGCGGCAATCTGATGCGGGGCAACCGCACGACCAAATATTCCGCCGACGGGCTGGCCGCGTTCCATTCACCCAACTTCCCGCCGCTGGCGGAGGCAGGCATCACCATCCGTTACAATCCGACCGCGCTGCGCCCAGAACCCGAGGGTGACCTGCGGCTTCAGCTTATGGAGAACGTGCCTATCGGCGTTATCAAGGTGTTCCCGGGCATCCAGTTCTCGCTGTTCGAGCAGATCATGACTGAGAAGCTTCGGGGTATCGTCATCGAGACGTTCGGCGCTGGCAACATCCCTGGCGATGGAAGCGCGCTGCTGCCCATCATTCGCCGCGCCTTCGAGAACGGCACGGTGCTCACGGTGTGTTCGCAATGCCCGCAAGGCGCGGTGTCGCTTGGGGCCTATGAGGCCAGCAGTTCCCTTAAAGGCGCGGGTGCCGTCAGCGGTTTGGACATGACCACCGAGGCGGCCGTAGCCAAGCTGTATTACCTGTTCAGCTGCGGTTACGACAAAGACACGGTCAAACAGATGATGGGTTGCGACCTGCGCGGCGAGATGACCGTGTAG
- a CDS encoding L-2-amino-thiazoline-4-carboxylic acid hydrolase, translating into MKYGLIGSLVPMLFDRTAYGYTQRVLPELDMKAFKRAHHQEYREMVERTPGVGSMKDNMFAMVMYMACYGFSYYKASPDVMTLEIFDGMIDALCTSDIMKRAYKNKDCFDQKEIDKYLRGAARSQKREYPMDWVFDFSYDLSVPEYFVTHRECGICKIAQQENMTFLTPHMCVMDYPTIEYKGGRLIRTKTLGQGDDCCDFHVVRKAD; encoded by the coding sequence ATGAAGTACGGTTTGATTGGGTCGTTGGTTCCGATGCTGTTCGACAGGACGGCCTACGGCTACACGCAGCGTGTGCTTCCGGAACTCGACATGAAGGCGTTCAAACGGGCGCATCATCAGGAGTATCGCGAAATGGTCGAACGGACGCCGGGCGTGGGCTCGATGAAGGACAATATGTTTGCCATGGTGATGTACATGGCGTGCTACGGATTCAGCTATTACAAAGCCTCGCCCGACGTCATGACGCTGGAAATCTTCGACGGCATGATCGATGCGCTCTGCACCAGCGACATCATGAAGCGGGCGTACAAGAACAAGGACTGTTTCGACCAGAAGGAAATCGACAAGTACTTGCGCGGCGCGGCTCGGTCGCAAAAGCGGGAATACCCGATGGACTGGGTGTTCGACTTCTCGTACGACCTGTCGGTGCCGGAGTATTTCGTGACGCATCGCGAATGCGGCATCTGCAAAATCGCGCAGCAGGAGAACATGACGTTCCTGACGCCGCACATGTGCGTGATGGACTATCCGACCATCGAGTACAAAGGCGGCCGCCTCATCCGGACGAAAACCCTGGGGCAGGGCGACGACTGCTGCGACTTCCACGTGGTGCGCAAAGCAGATTAG
- a CDS encoding alpha/beta fold hydrolase, with protein sequence MNVHEFGQKNEKVVVLIHPSMVAWDYFERVIPLLEDEFRVMVPAVPGMDLTDDSEFTSVEAIATDLENYLLNRGIRDVRALYGCSMGGSMVLRMAANGRLNVAHYIMDGGITPYQLPRILTRFIAVRDFCTIYSGKLVSEKMLMRAFSSTEYSDEDVKYIANVLKHCTAKTIWRVFDSCNNFAMPKEPMRFDGVMHYWFGEGERKARDWDIKYMRKFVPDTMFHEMKGVDHGDFAYFQAERLAEAIRQL encoded by the coding sequence ATGAACGTGCATGAATTCGGACAGAAAAACGAAAAGGTCGTGGTCCTTATCCACCCCTCGATGGTGGCGTGGGATTATTTCGAGCGGGTTATCCCTTTGCTCGAGGATGAATTCCGCGTGATGGTGCCGGCGGTGCCTGGCATGGACCTGACCGACGACTCGGAGTTCACATCCGTCGAGGCCATCGCGACGGATCTCGAAAACTACCTTTTGAACAGGGGCATTCGTGACGTGCGCGCGTTGTACGGGTGCTCCATGGGTGGAAGCATGGTGCTGCGCATGGCCGCCAACGGCCGTCTGAACGTGGCCCACTACATTATGGACGGCGGCATCACGCCGTACCAGCTGCCCAGGATTTTGACCCGGTTCATCGCGGTCCGAGACTTCTGCACGATTTACTCCGGCAAGCTCGTGAGCGAAAAGATGCTCATGCGGGCGTTCAGCTCCACAGAGTACAGCGACGAGGATGTCAAATACATCGCAAACGTGCTCAAGCACTGCACCGCGAAAACCATCTGGCGGGTTTTCGATTCCTGCAACAATTTCGCGATGCCTAAGGAGCCGATGCGTTTCGACGGTGTCATGCACTATTGGTTCGGCGAAGGGGAGCGGAAGGCCCGCGACTGGGACATCAAATACATGCGGAAATTCGTTCCCGACACGATGTTTCATGAGATGAAGGGCGTCGACCACGGTGATTTCGCATACTTCCAGGCCGAGCGGCTGGCCGAGGCCATTCGGCAGCTGTAG
- a CDS encoding MBL fold metallo-hydrolase — MKIINAGDRIMNTWVYSIPEGFVMVDTGYPNKLSNVEKRLASHGISWPDVKYVFVTHAHDDHVGFLNELLGRCPDIKVILNPASMTVLRRGQNSFEGGYSTLGAYLFSGVLALWGKGKHLFPPLEERFDDRLLFITDESRRALEGLLRGRILFTPGHTGDSVSLQVGNVVFCGDAAMEGYPSSHHVTIWVENVAQFGRSWDTLCEGGAETVYPAHGKPFDMGELAECRSFVDSVKLRS, encoded by the coding sequence ATGAAGATCATCAACGCCGGCGATCGCATCATGAACACTTGGGTTTACAGCATTCCCGAAGGGTTCGTCATGGTGGACACGGGCTATCCAAACAAGCTGAGCAACGTGGAGAAACGGCTGGCTTCGCATGGTATATCCTGGCCAGACGTCAAATACGTGTTCGTGACCCATGCCCACGACGACCACGTGGGCTTCCTGAACGAGCTGCTTGGGCGCTGCCCCGACATCAAGGTGATTTTGAACCCGGCGAGCATGACGGTGCTGCGTCGCGGTCAGAATTCCTTCGAAGGCGGTTACAGCACGTTGGGCGCGTACCTGTTCAGCGGGGTGCTGGCCTTGTGGGGTAAGGGAAAACACCTGTTCCCGCCGCTGGAAGAGCGCTTCGACGACCGGCTGCTGTTCATTACGGACGAGAGCAGGCGGGCGCTCGAGGGGCTTTTGCGCGGTAGGATTCTTTTCACGCCAGGGCATACGGGAGATTCCGTATCGCTGCAGGTCGGCAATGTTGTTTTCTGCGGCGACGCGGCAATGGAGGGCTATCCGAGCAGCCACCACGTGACCATTTGGGTGGAAAACGTGGCTCAGTTCGGACGGTCTTGGGACACGTTGTGCGAAGGCGGAGCCGAAACGGTGTACCCCGCGCACGGCAAGCCTTTCGACATGGGCGAACTCGCCGAGTGCCGGAGCTTTGTCGACAGCGTGAAACTGCGGAGTTAG
- a CDS encoding GNAT family N-acetyltransferase, whose amino-acid sequence MELVSKYFNELTTTELYEILKARVAVFVVEQTCPYQEVDGNDYDSLHVFYEEEGQVKAYLRSFFISDDVVQMGRVLTIDRGTGLGGRLLREGIEQIREKQHPRRIYIEAQRYATGYYEREGFEICSEEFLEDGIPHVQMILDL is encoded by the coding sequence ATGGAGCTGGTTTCGAAGTACTTCAACGAGCTCACAACGACGGAACTCTACGAGATTCTGAAGGCTCGCGTGGCCGTGTTCGTCGTGGAGCAGACCTGCCCTTATCAGGAGGTCGACGGCAACGATTACGATAGCCTGCATGTGTTTTATGAAGAAGAAGGCCAGGTCAAAGCCTATCTCAGGTCGTTTTTCATTTCGGACGACGTCGTGCAGATGGGCCGTGTGCTGACAATCGACCGCGGTACGGGGCTTGGCGGCAGGCTTCTGCGGGAAGGCATCGAGCAGATTCGCGAGAAGCAGCATCCGCGGCGAATCTACATCGAGGCCCAGCGCTACGCGACGGGATACTACGAGCGGGAAGGGTTCGAAATCTGCTCGGAGGAGTTTCTCGAAGACGGCATTCCCCATGTCCAGATGATATTGGATTTGTAA
- a CDS encoding aminotransferase, with protein MKIADFKVEQWMNEWETKCTYNVAETCTYSVTLDQLFEICGGSREEFMDRFAERRLTYGDIEGNPKFLEGICGLYETVKPEHVIPTHGAAGANHLVLTTLVEPGDDVVSIMPTYQQLYSIPEMCGANMHILHLEKEDHYHVDAAKLDAICDENTKVICINNPDNPTGALLSKEEIQTIVDIARKYDAWLVCDEVYRLLVQDSDAFTTSPVDLYDKAVVVSSMSKVWSLAGIRLGWCITKSQELRHDLLSHRDYDLISCGMFDEEVAAYALEHADKILERSRRIVRQNLAAVDEWIASEPHLSYVKPEAGTTCLVYYDYDIDSYDFCINMMKTTGALVTPGDAFEEPRSFRLGYAYSDNTDDLKQGLAAISAFCRTLE; from the coding sequence ATGAAGATTGCTGATTTCAAAGTTGAACAGTGGATGAACGAATGGGAAACCAAGTGCACCTACAATGTGGCTGAAACTTGCACGTACTCGGTAACGCTGGATCAGCTGTTCGAGATTTGCGGGGGCAGTCGCGAGGAGTTCATGGACCGTTTTGCCGAGCGTCGCCTGACCTACGGCGACATTGAGGGCAACCCGAAATTCCTCGAGGGCATCTGCGGGCTGTACGAAACCGTCAAGCCTGAGCACGTCATTCCCACCCACGGAGCCGCCGGCGCCAACCATCTGGTGCTGACCACCCTGGTCGAGCCTGGCGACGACGTCGTCTCCATCATGCCCACCTACCAGCAGCTCTATTCCATTCCCGAGATGTGCGGCGCCAACATGCACATCCTGCACCTGGAGAAGGAAGACCACTACCACGTGGACGCCGCCAAGTTGGACGCGATCTGCGACGAGAACACGAAGGTCATCTGCATCAACAACCCCGACAACCCCACGGGCGCGCTGCTGTCCAAGGAGGAGATCCAGACCATCGTGGACATCGCCCGCAAGTACGACGCCTGGCTGGTCTGCGACGAGGTGTACCGCCTGCTGGTTCAGGATTCCGACGCCTTCACCACCAGCCCCGTTGACCTGTATGACAAGGCTGTGGTCGTGTCCTCCATGTCCAAGGTGTGGAGCCTGGCTGGCATCCGTTTGGGTTGGTGCATCACCAAAAGCCAGGAGCTGCGCCACGACCTGCTGAGCCACCGCGACTACGATCTCATTTCCTGCGGCATGTTCGACGAGGAGGTCGCAGCCTACGCCCTTGAGCACGCCGACAAAATCCTGGAGCGGAGCCGCCGCATCGTGCGCCAGAACCTGGCTGCCGTCGACGAATGGATCGCGTCCGAGCCGCACCTGTCTTACGTCAAGCCCGAGGCCGGCACGACCTGCCTGGTCTACTACGATTACGACATAGACTCCTACGATTTCTGCATCAACATGATGAAGACCACGGGAGCTTTGGTCACGCCGGGCGACGCCTTCGAAGAGCCCCGGTCTTTCCGCCTGGGCTACGCCTACAGCGACAACACGGACGACCTGAAGCAGGGTCTTGCCGCCATCAGCGCGTTCTGCCGCACGTTGGAATAG